From a region of the Actinomadura luzonensis genome:
- the manA gene encoding mannose-6-phosphate isomerase, class I, with translation MPQPDLRAPLRLATTIRPYDWGSVTALPELFGTEPTGQPQAELWMGAHPGAPSTVGGVPLDAVIAADPAAALGPATAGRFGGRLPYLLKVLAVARPLSLQVHPSAEQARAGFAAENARGVPLDARERTYKDDSHKPEMVCALTPFHGLCGFRSPAATAALLDRLGVPGLRPWIETLRGEEPGAALRAVFAQMLDDAAAPLREQVERALLAAAAEPELAPYAEVARACPGDRGVTAALLLHHVDLAPGEALYLGAGVPHAYLGGVGVEIMANSDNVLRCGLTGKHVDVPELMRVVAFTPGEPHRVPAEPGGPGESRYLPPAPEFALARHELAGERAHELPGGVPQIVVCVEGEARLGGLTLRPGESAFLAAEVSSARLEGKGTAYRAAPGA, from the coding sequence GTGCCTCAGCCCGATCTGCGTGCCCCGCTGCGCCTGGCGACCACCATCCGTCCCTACGACTGGGGCTCGGTGACCGCCCTGCCCGAACTGTTCGGCACCGAGCCCACCGGGCAGCCGCAGGCCGAGCTGTGGATGGGCGCCCACCCCGGCGCGCCCTCCACGGTCGGCGGGGTGCCGCTCGACGCCGTCATCGCCGCCGACCCGGCCGCCGCGCTCGGCCCCGCCACCGCGGGGCGCTTCGGCGGGCGGCTGCCGTACCTGCTCAAGGTGCTGGCCGTCGCGCGGCCGCTGTCGTTGCAGGTGCACCCGAGCGCGGAGCAGGCGCGGGCGGGGTTCGCGGCGGAGAACGCGCGCGGCGTCCCGCTCGACGCCCGCGAGCGCACGTACAAGGACGACTCGCACAAGCCCGAGATGGTGTGCGCGCTCACGCCGTTCCACGGGTTGTGCGGCTTCCGCTCCCCCGCCGCGACCGCGGCGCTGCTCGACCGGCTCGGCGTGCCCGGCCTGCGGCCCTGGATCGAGACGCTGCGGGGCGAGGAGCCCGGCGCGGCCCTGCGCGCGGTCTTCGCGCAGATGCTGGACGACGCCGCCGCGCCGCTCCGCGAGCAGGTCGAGCGGGCGCTGCTGGCCGCCGCCGCCGAGCCTGAGCTGGCGCCGTACGCGGAGGTCGCCCGCGCCTGCCCGGGTGACCGGGGGGTGACCGCCGCCCTGCTGCTGCACCACGTGGACCTCGCGCCCGGCGAGGCCCTCTACCTGGGGGCGGGCGTCCCGCACGCCTATCTCGGCGGCGTCGGCGTCGAGATCATGGCCAACTCCGACAACGTGCTGCGCTGCGGCCTGACCGGCAAGCACGTCGACGTGCCCGAGCTGATGCGGGTGGTCGCCTTCACACCGGGCGAGCCGCACCGGGTCCCGGCCGAGCCCGGCGGCCCCGGCGAGAGCCGCTACCTGCCGCCGGCGCCGGAGTTCGCCCTGGCCCGCCACGAGCTGGCCGGCGAGCGCGCGCACGAGCTGCCCGGCGGCGTGCCGCAGATCGTGGTGTGCGTCGAGGGCGAGGCCCGGCTGGGCGGGCTCACGCTGCGCCCGGGAGAGTCGGCTTTCCTGGCCGCGGAGGTTTCGAGTGCCCGTCTTGAGGGAAAGGGCACGGCTTACCGGGCGGCTCCGGGCGCTTGA